The following are encoded together in the Balaenoptera acutorostrata chromosome 9, mBalAcu1.1, whole genome shotgun sequence genome:
- the MS4A1 gene encoding B-lymphocyte antigen CD20, with protein MTTPRNSMSGAFPAGPTATQPVQKLIPRRVPSVVGATQSFFMRESKALGAVQIMNGLFHIALGGLLLIHAEVYAPICVTLWYPLWGGIMYIISGSLLAAVENNSMKSLVRGRIIMNSLSLFAAISGIIFLIMDIFNLTISHFFKMESLNLTKAPTPHINIYNCEPANPTEKNSLSMQYCDSIRFLFLGNFAVMLLFAFLQKLVTAGTVENEWKKICSRPKANVVLLSAEEKKEQAIEIKEEVVEQIEISSQPKNEEDIEIIPVQEEEEEEEETEINFPEPPQDQEASPIENDSVP; from the exons ATGACGACGCCCAGGAATTCCATGAGTGGGGCTTTCCCAGCAGGCCCTACTGCCACGCAGCCTGTTCAGAAACTAATTCCCAGGAGGGTGCCTTCAGTGGTGGGCGCCACACAGAGCTTCTTCATGAGGGAATCTAAGGCTTTGGGG GCTGTCCAGATTATGAATGGGCTCTTCCACATTGCCCTGGGCGGCCTCCTGTTGATCCACGCGGAGGTCTATGCACCCATCTGTGTAACTTTGTGGTACCCTCTATGGGGAGGCATTATG TATATCATTTCTGGATCACTCCTGGCAGCAGTAGAGAACAACTCCATGAAGAGTTTG GTCAGAGGGAGAATAATAATGAACTCATTGAGCCTCTTTGCTGCTATTTCTGGAATAATTTTTTTGATCATGGACATATTTAATCTGAcaatttcccatttttttaaaatggagagtCTGAACCTTACTAAGGCTCCCACACCACATATTAACATATACAACTGTGAACCAGCTAACCccactgagaaaaactctctatCTATGCAATATTGTGACAGCATACGGTTTTTGTTCTTG gGCAATTTTGCAGTGATGCTCCTCTTTGCCTTCCTCCAAAAACTTGTGACAGCTGGCACTGTTgagaatgaatggaaaaaaatatgctcCAGACCCAAAGCT AATGTAGTTCTCCTgtcagcagaagaaaaaaaggaacaggcaattgaaataaaagaagaagtgGTTGAGCAGATTGAAATATCTTCCCAACCAAAGAACGAAGAGGACATTGAAATTATtccagtccaagaagaagaagaagaagaagaagaaacagaaataaactttcCAGAACCTCCCCAAGATCAGGAAGCCTCACCAATAGAAAATGATAGTGTcccttaa